The region TGTTTGGATGTTTCACAGGTTCATGGACAAATAAGCCCGTTCTGCATTACAAAGGGGTCACATGTGGCACTCTCTAAATTTGCCACCATGGGTAACAGAGTTAGCTGGGAAAGATGACAATTCAATATCATCTTTCCCCATTATAGGAAAAACAGACTAATCTTACATCTCAAAAGAATATAGAATATGGACTTTCCAAAACAAGGGAGAACTGGGAGACTTTTGGAGTGGATTAGCACAATCCTAGTGGAACCTGCCTCTTTGGTTCTGGTGTCCATGTCTTCAACCCAACTCAAAGTGTCCATGTGAAATGAAAGCTCGACAAGGCAGCGGGGGAGCCTCCTGGCTCTGTGTAGTTTCTGGGGCTTAGAGGAAGCATAAACAGGTGACCAGTTTGGTCTGGACTACTTAGGATTTAATTGTTTTAAGGCTCTGTCCAGGGAAGCATGCCTAGAAATAAGTTTAAAGGCAAGGCTGAttcattttaattagaaaaatgtgGATATGTATGTGGATGGTCCCAAATCATACAAGCTGCCTATGTCACTCAAAAGTACATATTTCTGGACATTCTAAGTAACAGTCATAATGGCCACACTATCACTTACCTTGTAAATATGTCCCAAGATCTTTACCTCAAATAATGCTTGTAAGAATAAATGATATTCCATCAATTTTCCAAAGGATAAAACCAGATTCAAAGAGGGTAATAAGATATTTCTTTAAGATGCATAGCTGAGTGGAATAGTCATATGGCATTGACATCACACTTCTCTTATTTCAGAATATGTGCTCTTAACAATGTGCTAACATTTATCAAAATTTGAAAGCTCCCAGGTGTTCAGAAAAGAAACTGACGTTACCTGCTGAACAAGAGTGCCATGGTGAGCTGGTTATGTTTGTTTCATACACGGTAGTAGGCTGGGTTTCTGCTGTCTGAGTTGGAGAAGATAAAGAAGCTATAGGAATGACAAGAACGGAAAAATAGTGTTCAATTGGTGGAGGAAAATTTACACCCCCAGCAGAaataacaaacaaagcaaaatcagAAATTACCCTTTGACTCTCTtagaaatatattaatagatgCCCTTGACGTATTATCCTGCTATGTAGGcatttcattatcatgaataaatCTGATCTAGATAATGATCTGAGAGTTTAACAACGTAattaattatttcactttttatatttcttttgttgttcagttgttaagtcatgtccgactctttgcaaccccatgacttccctgtccttctctgtctcctggagtttgctcaaactcatgtccattgagtcagcaatactgtctaaccatctcattttctgccaccctcttctccttttgccttcaaactttccagcattggggtcttttccaatgagtcagctttttgcataaGGTgcccaaggtattggagcttcagctttagcatcagtcctgggGTTGTCATAAGAATTAAGGAACCTAATACTCATAAAGCAGTTAGCAATGTTTCCTGACACAGGAAACAGAGTAAGCATTAACTTCACTGAAATCTTATCCCCAAATGTTGGGTTAGGCTTCAAAATGGATCAAATGTTCTCTATTCAGAGCTCCTTGTAAGACAGAATCTAATTCACTGTTCTGGCatccttattttttcttcataattCTATGTTAAACTGGGCTGAATGCACCATCCTTTGTAGATGTCCATGACCAGtcgtctggcttttttttttttttttttttgctattaatgATTCCTTTGAGAATCTAATAAAAACCACAGATTCCTCTCACTCTGAAAATGCTTAAAGATACAAAAGATGAATATAAGAGGGTACAAGTGGTTCACAGATTCTGTGAAGTCAGGTTAGGAAACCTGTTAAGAATCCCAACCCTAGATTGTACATTTGCCTTAGCATAGTGCCCTGGATGTAGCATATCCTCTACTTTAAAAACTCTTGCACTTAGAAGTACTTTTGCTTACCTGACTGGAGGTACCTTGTGGCTGCTGGCATTGGAAGAGAAGTAGAGGACCTCGCTGTCACTGGAACAGTGGTGACCGTCATGGTTGGAGTAGTGCTGTTGATTGTAGATGGCATAGCAATGGTGGTGGATGTTGGACCAGGGGTGACCATTGTCGTTGGAGTAGTGGTGGTGCTGGTTGTTGGAgttgtggtggttgttgttttgGGGGTAGTAGTGGGGGTTGTTGGAATAGTGGTAGTCGTTCTTGGAGTAGTAgtaatgcttttctttcttgtaGTGGTGGTTGCTCTTGGACTAGTGGTGGATCTGGTGGTGGTTGTTGGAATCCTGGTGGTTGTTCTGTGGGTAGTAGTGGTGGTTGTTTGAATACTGGTAGTCATTCTTGGAGTAGTAGTAATGCttgtagtggtggtggttgtggtggttcttggagtagtggtggtggttgtaGTTGTAGTAGTGGTGGTGGTCGTTGTTGTTGTAGGTGGAGCTAGAAATCAACATGAAAGCAAGGATTCATCAAGCAGCAGGAAACAAGAGACTCATGCTGGGCCTGTGCATCAACACAACCAAGGAGGCTGTCCCCAGGCAGAACTCAGCACTTATCTCCCATGAACTCCAAGTTCTTGTCATTGGTCAACTAGAACCTGTGACTGAGGAGGGAGTGAAGACATGGTCACAACAAGGCAACAGCTGCATTTAAAGGATGATATTGCGGGAggtgttgaaaaaaaaaaggacacacgGGATTTGTGTTGAAGCACTTTGTAAAGACTAGTCATACATATCAGATTTACATATCTTCATAAACATCTATAAGGGAGAGAAAAATTGTCTAGAGCATGAAGTTATCTTTGTCCCCTCAGCAGTACATGACTAGAACACAATAGTAGTTCTCAAGAACCAGAATATTGACCAAATAAATAGCATTCGCTTCTGTCAGTTCTATGGGTACCCTCCCAACATATCTGCATCCTAAATGTGGATTAATCCACATCATTAACATATGCTAGATAACACAGATGCcatttgccacctgggaagccctgaaaacaGTCATAGATAGTATATACATGAATGGATAgggctgtgttctaataaaacttgatttattaaaaaaaaaaatgttggtgaGCTTATTTTATAATCTGATCTGGTCCTATGACTATTGTTTGCTGACCTGGGTCTAATAGTGTAGTTAAAGATTTTGACGAACTGTGCAGTCTCCATCCCCTCCCTTCAGTTTGAaatgaaagctaaaaaaaaagaagaagcaagaaaaaaaccTGATCAAAGGAGTATAACAAGGAGGAAATTTAATCAGTTTGTTTCACTAACGTGTCTTGCTCAGGAGTAAATATTTCCTAAGGAAGAAGGTAGGAAACTAAAGCTAGGAAAAGCTGCTGAGGAAGAGCCCTAGGAGAGGTTGAAAGTAAGCGCACTCTGTGAAAAGTGCAAGAAAACTTAAGTAAAGTATTGGGTTGGAGGCAGAGAGTCATTTTGGCTCAGTTAGGAATCCGTTTCCCACTGGACAGAGCAGTAACTTTGCAAATATTCATCTATTAAAGAATTTATAAGCATTATAAATGTCCcctattaatttctttcttcGGCCAGACCAATCATATAATTTCACAACTCCAAAAACAATCTCTTCTCCACACACAGCTTTCTGCCACATGTGTATAGCACCAGCTTCTTTTGGCTTTCTTAAATTGACTCCAAGATGTTTCCCCAGAGTCAGCTATTTTCTGCATCAGAATTGACCTTCTTTTACTTGCCTTCATCAAATAACCTACGTGTCCTTGATGAAGATAGGAAAAATTATGAAGTTGAAATAtcaatttcatttaaattaaaaaagagaccTAGCTTATAAAGGCTCTGAGTATTGAGTTCTGTTTTCATTAGAAACTTTAGTGGGAGAATACTTACTATCAAAGAGCACCAGAAACCAGGAAATCCTTTAGAACCTGCTCCTTTCACCAAGtggtaagaaaaattaaaatgtctacaTCAACATAGAAAAACATAAACTTCCCAGACTTTTGGGTTTCACAAAATTCTTAAAAGCCAAAAGTGAACAACTCATGAGATGAAAATATTCTCATATTGCAATAGGgcgattttaatttttaaacaagccATTTAGTGATAtgatgtgagtgaaagtgaaagtcacacagttgggtgcaactctttgtgaccccatggcctatacagttcatgggattctccaggccataatactgcagtgggtagccactcccttctctaggagatcttcccaactcagggatcgaacccagatctcccacattgcaggctgattctttacctgctgagccatgaTGTGGTATGAATTGTGCTTCAAAAAATCCAAGGGCAGAGGAAGGGGATGAAACTATATAGGCTCTTTCAATGTATATGCAACAAAATCACATTGACAATTGTCAAAACCAAATGATACATCTATTTGACAGGACCTTATATTACCTGTTTTGTATGTGTGAAACTGTCTATGAGTCTTAACATGttaagaaagaacatttgaaaattCTCTGAAGAAATGACCTCAGAGAAAAGGTCAGATtttcaagaagaagaaattcagCTCCATAAAAATACTCACTATATCTCAGTGTGGAACAGTGAATGCTTTTTCATGAACCAACTACTATTCCTGAAGCACTGCTTCAGGAGACAGTTTGCTGACTGGGAAGAACCTCTAGCCTATGGTCTTGAATCAAGGTTAGTCTTAACACTTCACTCTACACAAATACAAGATATTCAGTTGAAGAGTTATTAGAAAACAAGATCATAGGAAACTTTTCTTTCCCTACTAAAGGAAAAGTTAATTTCAAACAGAAAACTCTTATCTCCGGGAACCCACAGGAAGCGATCAAAGAAGTAGGAAGATAAGCTCACCTGGATTTACCCTCAACTCTCGGGTGGTTTTTATGTCATTGAACCACCCTCTCACCTCAATTCGGCAACAATACAAGCCACTGTCAGACAGGGCAGCATTGTTTATGGTCAAAGACACATCTCTTCCACCAATATGTCCATTTAGCTGGTAACGTCCATCCCTCCGATAGGTGACTCTGTAGCCATCAGTCCAGATGATGTTAGTTCCGCAATTAAGCCAAGGACATGCTCCTCGGCCCCAGCACATGCTTGTGACTTCACCATTATAGTAGCAGGGTAGAGTGACAGACTGACCCGCCACTGCAGTCACTCGGTGGTAAGAGATTACAGCATCTGTAAATAAAGAGACACCAGAGCATGCATCtcaaaattttaactttaattttattttcagtttgttctttATATAGCTTATGTGGTTTGAAATTATCTAACCATATTTTGAGTTTTTGAGtttaatatatgcatttttctTGTAAACATATTCTTTAGCAGTGTTATTGTTAACCAGATATATTTGAGGATGAAACataatatgaatatttttctgtattcAGGATTACTTCCTAATAGGACAGATTTATGAGAGAAAGTATCAGGATAAATATGTTCAGTCTTTTGGTGAATATGATTCCAATTCCTCTCCAAAAGGTATGAAACAAACAATGCTCTAGTAATGCGTCAGTGTGTGTGCATTTCATCCTGTGTTTGGCAGGTATCTGCTTACTAAATTTTAATACATACAGGTGGCTTTTCCTCTCCTCTAGATTCAATCACTGTCTCAGttgaaatctgatttaaaaactgtatagcttttaaaattttgattttcaatttcatagcaattttttaaatggctatgCAAAAAAGTTCACCTCACAAATCTTCtctaagttaaagaaaaaacagtgaaTATTCTACTTACAGCATCATTGGCTAGAAGGCAGAAGCTGAGTAAATTCTTTAGAAATCAGTTTTTAGAAAAAAAGGTTTATAATACTCTCAGAAGGAACGGAGGCTTATAATGGgctttgttagttttgtttagttgctaagttgtattggactctttaccaccccatgggctgtagtccgccagacagctttgttcatggaatttcccaggcaagaatactggagtgggttgccatttccttctccaggggatcttcccaactctgggatcaagcccatgtctcctgcattggtaggtggattctttaccactgagccacctgggaagcccagcatgggATTTAGGATGATTAAAAAGCATTCAAGCAGGGATCCCGTCTCATGAGTTGATGACTGTCCTGCAATGGAGCACTGTCCAGTTAGCCAGGGGAAATCAAACAATTGGACAATATTCAATCAAACAGTAAACTTCACCTCTTAAACACAAACAGGCAAGAAAACTCTCTCCTGCAGTAGTGTTTTAAAACACTGTATTGCCAAATGAAGTCTGAGTGGTCCTTAAAAGAAATCTGAGATTCAACAACCAGTCATAGTTAGAACTGGGTTGTAAGTCTGGGAAATGCTCTGGGAATAAAACATTCAttgttatataaaataagtatagtTTTCATTACCATAATTctgattatatttaattttgcttaatatcattttttaattataaaggtAATTTATGCTGATTATAGAAATTTGTtacagaatataattttaaaatgtacttttcctcatattcctacctctagagattttttttaatgattatggTTATTCCTAAAAATTTCCCCTATCTCACAGAATGTTAAGACATGAGATAAATAATtgtgtttattaaaaattaaatttttttgtttattcattaaaaaaaaatttttggccacacgGCACCGcacgtaggatcttagttcccccaccagggatagaactcgtgCTTCTTGCATTGGAAACaggaagttttaaccactggaaaaccagggaagttcaaatactgtttctttttaaaagaaacagttacacatggttaaaaaaatcaaaaaatacaaAAGGTACAATAAAGGACTTGTCTTCTTCCCACCCATCCCCATTTCGTCTTCCTACCCTCGTTCACAGTTACGCTTTCTTACATATACTTGAGTAGTTCATACATACACAACCATCtacctactcttttttttaattttaaacacaaaCGGCAACATAAGCTGTACTGTACTGCAGCATGCCTTATTCACCTACccatagatttttaaattcttagCATTAAGCAATTTCTTAGGCTTAAGTTTTCAGCTTGGTTCTTTGCTCACTAGTGGATCCCATTACCTTCGGCAAAGTCCTAGGTGTTAACATCTACTTTCCTCCACCACACTCACACAACCCCTACACCACCCCCTACATCCTTGGGGTTCCAGAGCACAATCCACTTATTCACTTACCTGGCAGGAGTAGGAGGCCCAGGATGGCTACCCAAGGATGCATGATGCTATTGgcctgaaggaaagagaaagcagacTGCTTGGTGTGGCCCTCAATCAGATGGGATCAGAACAAGTCTTAATTCTCAGATGGCACCTTCTCCTTTCACCCTTACAGGGTGAATCCCATAAGCCTGCCTGCTGGAAGCAAGACCACACTTGCAAATGCTTCCACTCTCTGTCTGCTCCAGGTGGCTGAGAGCTCTGCCCCTTCCAACAGACAAGCACAGCTGCCCTCTGAAACATCCCTACTTACACAGCTCCTTTCCTGCACTTAGAGCCCACGCTGACTCTAGGTGCTGACAGAGGAGACAAGGGAGCAAACacaaaggaaaggagaggaaggctCAGCAGGAACACCAGAGCAAGCCCAGACTTCCCATGGCAAAGCTACACTTATCCTTAGCCTTGAAGATGAGTCACCTGGCTTTCTGGCGAGAGGAGGGTACTTCTTCCTTTGTGGTCACAATGGCTAGTCCCCAGCCTTAGTCAAACCATCAAATGTCCACTGAGCTAAGAACTCAGAGTTGTGATTTTCACTTATGGCTCAGGAGActgcctctcagatagctctgaggagcCACGCCCAAGAGGGGTGGAGAGATAAGCTTATAAGTGATTTTGGAGAACAATCAAACATCTCAGTAGAAGGTTGCCACTAGGTACAAGAAACAAATACCTCAATTAATGCCTTTAGCATTTTTCTAAGTACAGGAAGATGAAACTTGGATTCATAAAAGTTTCTCCTGCAaacatctaactatctgaaggcttgttttaccagttttcccagagcacagaggactTCTTTTTGGATCACTGCACTGAATTCCTTTCAGGTTATATTGAGTATCAGTGACTACAGGGGCTAGTGACTTAATTCTTACAGAACCAGATGGCTAGGGACACTCCTTAGCTGCCAGTGCCCCCTCATGGTCATAAATTCAACCATGATTTAGGAGGCAGTTCATGGCCACTCTATCCCATAGTGCAGAGAATACCTTTTCTCAGGCCAGTATTCTGATGATCTTCAGTGTGGTATTACTGGACTAGGCACTGCTAAGAGTAGACAAAGGACTTTGGACCACATGTCTTTCAAATCTGTTTTGGTTCAAGCAGAATCCCATGTTGCTTCTTCCTGTATGTAGAGCTACACTATTATAATCTTGAgttcataaataaatatacacatgtatagcTCTTAAACAAATGTATATATCCAAGTTGCCTAGTCATCATTTTTATCTGAGGCTTAGTCACACATTTAGTAATGCAAGAAATCACAATCTTGTAAAATAGGCCAAATGCAAGTAACAGAGCTCGTAGCAGCACTAGGGTCATAAGTAAATATTCAGGCCAAGAGTTTCAATAGGTGTGATCCAGTATATTACCAGCTCATCTGACTCAATCTGTCCTGTACAAATCACTGTCTTAAAGGGAATGAAATACTTGTATTGTTCACAAGGCATCCAGCCTAATTCCCTAGTGTTATTAGGTTGATTATCCTTAGTTTAACCGTTCTCAAAGTAAGGCAGCTTTTAAacttaaatgatttaaataatcTGGTGGGAATCATATAAATCCACCCTGTAACTGAAGGAGGGTCCCTCCTAATAATCGGAAGTTATATTTGCTGACTGAAATTTAGTTTGTTGTTATTGAGCTTGGCACCACTGATTGGCCAAGTGAGGGAGTCCTGTCTGGAATATCAATAGTTGCCCAAACAGAACTATAGCTTTCTTCTGGAATAAACTTCCTAAGGGTCATCCAATTAGACCTGTGGAGAGGAGAAAtccaccaaggtaacccagaagtaCTAGATTAGATAACTGATCATAAGCCTAACAGTTGGATTAATTTTTAAACTCTGTGTAAGACTTAcaccatgataaaaaaaaacaacaacatgcaTTTATGAAAAGGTACAAGAAATtatcaaaaataattataatatataattatatcaatatttctataattatataatatgacATTATTATCTAATGTAACTATTATGCTGAAAACACTGTAACTAATCATACAGGTCAGATTCGGAATCTAGGGATAACTGTCCACTTCTGATGTTATCTTCTCTTTGTCTTGGTGTGAGTGTAGTTTCTCCTCTGTTTGAACTTTGTTTTAAGGTGAGTCTAAGGACTCCAGTGCAAGAAATCATCCTAAGTAGAAAATACAAATCCAAAAGTCAATTTCTTTCGTTTGTTCTGTTCATGAGCTAATCAAGAGTATCTAACAAGTGTCCTTTGATCGAGGTTGGAGACAGTCCTTTAAATTATGCCTTTCCAAAATGCATAATTTTCTGGTTATAGCTCATGGGGCATCTAATATTCATAGACAAATTACCGTGATAAGATTCAAAAACAAACCTACAGTATCCTTTTAATAATTCAAGTAAACTTTACAATAATGTAAACTAACAACAGGGGTCTATCTCCGAAGTGAGTCTTGGGCAGTAAATACAGACCAAAATTAACAATACTAGAATTTAATATccatatatgtaatttttctgTCTAAAATTATGCTGACATTTATCAAATATAGGCAAATTAAGAGTaatttttttgcaaaaataagtCTGCTTTCAGTAAACTTGGCCTGATTACTTATATAAGTGTAATTGATCATacaatccttttaaaaattggtttaagTTGAACATTAATAAAGAATCTcagattgaatttttaaaaggcttcTTTCTTAAGGCGAGAAAAGTCATCCCAAGGGCAAGCCATCAGATCCTACCTGTGATACCTATAGATCTGGATTAATTTCTCTCTTCTCAGTGTTCTAGAGTATCTTCAGATTCTTACAACTATCAGGTGGTGGACTTTCTTATATACTTGATAAGTCTGCTAGCAACCTAAGGGTTTACAATTTTGGAGGGATCAggtaagaagaaaagataaatgtttcaattttGCTTACAAAAGTATCACTAACCAAATTGCTGGAAGTCATAATTAGTTTAAGGGGAAAGGTTTCCTTATATCTGGAAAACAAATTAACAAGCAGTAAagctttgcgcagtggcagtatcgtagccaatgaggtttatccgaggcgcgattattgctaattgaaaactTTTCCCAATACCCCGCCGTGACGACTTGAAATATAGTTGGCATTGGCAATTTTTGACAGTCTCTACGgagactaaaaaaataataaataaataacaagcaGTAATATCTCAGaccagaaaaaccataaaatCTGTAACAAAGTTCATCAGTTCACTCAGTCCTACGTAACTAATTCTTTATCTTTTGTTAACagtttaaaagctttttaaagcCTGCACTTGTCAAAAATCCTTTCTGTGAATATTCTTGAAAATGAAGCATTTTTGCAAAGGTATCAGGATCAAACAATAACTGTCTGTGaacaacaaagatttttaaagacattGTTAAAGATCCGATTGTAATGCAATTGGCAAATTTTTTACTCCTGTGACAGAATGCTTTAAGATAACAATCAGAATTAAGACTGATAACATTTTACTAAGACATACCAGATTCTTAGGAATTCCAATAATTTCTAGAGTATCTAAAACATTTTCCTGTCCAATATAGCCTAAAGATGACGTTTATCACCATTCCTTTGAAATGCTTCCCATGCAATTTAACATACTCTATAGGCCTAGTTagtttaatattttcatctttgatATATAGAGAAAACAATTCCCTCAGGTGTTTCAGGACCTTCTGGAAAATCTCAAAGTAAGCTAAAGATCAAACGAGCTTCAAGTAGAATTTGATCTCTCACAAGTTTGCCAAAAATAttgaaaggcttttaaaaaacacttggTCAGGTGGCATCAGAGATCACTATGAAACAATACTTAATCACTTAaccaagaaataataaaatatttcaaaggcaaatagagaaagttttaaaaaattacttaaaatacaaagaaaattaacaatCTGTTACAAAAAGTAGATCAATATTCTTAAGAAAACTCTTCCCTCTTAATAGAGAGAAACCAAATTCAGGTTTTGTGCCATTTTACCTTTAATATTGAAATTCATTTGCCCAATTAAATTAATTCTAACCTTAGTTCTGCCCAAACATAAAATCTtttctaaagtttcttttttcctctcaaacCAACACATTTCTATACTTATAATTATCTGTGTCTTCTTTCTTATTTAGAAATAACTAGCAttagaacaaaattatttttgttttccttaataaaatgcatttttatttcatatatcttCTTATTTGCATACAAAGCTGCTTTCCATATTAACTTTATAGTCTAATACTTAgaattatcaaaattttaaaaatatttatttatttgactgcattgggttTCATTGGGGcttgcagaatctttagttgcagcatgcaaactcttagttggggcacatggggtCTAGTTACctgagggattaaacccaggcccctgcattgaaagcacagagtcttaatcactgaaccaccagagaagtcctgaatTTATCCACTTTCAAAAACCTTAATTTCTAGTGAAAACTGAGAAACAAGCAATTACATACTGTCTTTTACTTTAGCATCCCATTGATTGGCAAACTTGAAATACTATTTATAAAAACTCAACATGAAAAGACTAAGattgttcaaaattaggaaaggagcacatcaaggctgtatattgtcaccctgcttatttaacttacatgcagagtacatcatgtgaaatgctgggctggatgaagcacaagctggaatcaagattgccaggagaaatatcaataacctcagatatgcaggtgacaccaccctcatggcagaaagcaaagagaaactaaagatcttcttcatgaaagtgaaagaggagagtgaaaaaactggcttaaaactcaatgttcgaacagtgaagatcatggcatctggtccaatcacttcatggcaaatagttggggaaacagtggaaatagtgacagattttgttttcttaggcttcaaaatcactgcagatggtgactgcagccatgaaattataagacacttgttcctggaagaaaagctataaccagcctagacagcatattcaaaaacagagacattactttgccaacaagggtccatctagtcaaagctatggtttttccagtggtcatgtatggatgtgagagttggaccattaagaaagttgagtgccgaagaattgatgcttttgaactgtagcgtTGGAGAAgtcacttgagagtcccttgaacttcaaggagatccaaccagtcaatcctaaaggaaatcagtcctgaatattcaatcgaaggactcatgctgaagctgaagctccaatactttcgccacctgatgtgaagaactgactcattagaaatggcactgatcctgggaaagattgaggactggaagagaaggggacaacagaggatgagatggttgggtggcatcacaggTCAATCAATACACGTTGGAGAAAGTTCTGGGAGTtgacaatggacagggaagcctggtgtgctgcagtccatggggttgcagagtcagacacaactgagagactgaactgaagatcgtggcatccaggcctatcactttatgggaaaCAGAAGGGgtcaaagtggaaacagtgatagattttcatTCTCGAGTACCAAAATCATTGTGCACGGTGACtgcatgaaattaagacacttgttctttggaagaaaagctatgaccaacttagtgtattaaaaagcagacatatccCTTTGATgccaaaggtctgtatagtcaaagctgtggtttttccagtagtcatgtgagaattggaccataaagaaggctgaacactgaagaactgatgctttcacatggtggtgctggaaaagactctggagagtcccctggcctgcaggaagatcaaaccagtcaaacctaagggaaatcaatcctgaatattcattgaaggactgatgctgaagctgaatctccaatactttggccacctgatgtgaagagctaactcattggaaaggtcctgatgctgggaaagattgaagacaaaaggagaagaaggcagcagaggacgagatggttagatagcatcaccaactcaatggacatgaattttagcaaactccgggagatagtgaagaacagggaaacatGATGTCCTGaagtcatggggtctcaaagagttggactagacTTAGTTACTAAAGAacataatttctaaaatacatgTGCTTTCTTAGAGAAATGTCTCAATGTGGCACCAAATGCATTTATTAAT is a window of Muntiacus reevesi chromosome 1, mMunRee1.1, whole genome shotgun sequence DNA encoding:
- the LOC136168607 gene encoding hepatitis A virus cellular receptor 1-like, producing the protein MHPWVAILGLLLLPDAVISYHRVTAVAGQSVTLPCYYNGEVTSMCWGRGACPWLNCGTNIIWTDGYRVTYRRDGRYQLNGHIGGRDVSLTINNAALSDSGLYCCRIEVRGWFNDIKTTRELRVNPAPPTTTTTTTTTTTTTTTTTPRTTTTTTTPTTPTTTPKTTTTTTPTTSTTTTPTTMVTPGPTSTTIAMPSTINSTTPTMTVTTVPVTARSSTSLPMPAATRYLQSASLSSPTQTAETQPTTVYETNITSSPWHSCSADGNGTVTQSPDPHWHSNQPPAALAQETRMSTNKGVYIGISVTILALLLMFVAFWIRRRYFCLGSKVELLRVIPLKDSHIGALKMQL